Within Acinetobacter sp. LoGeW2-3, the genomic segment GAACTCTTCAAACAGGAAACGGAAATGTCCCATGATCGGATAGTTTCTGAGAATAGAATGCCGGCGTTGCAGCACATCATAGAGCCCTACCACACTCAATACTGCTGTGATGATCCACAGCGTATTGACCAGCGTTTGCGGCATGAAATAATAAATATAGCGGGGTGAATAGCCGATATGAAAGCCGGTAAATACCAGCGCGATAAAGATGCAAAGGAACCAGATTGAATAGCGTGAAAAGAAGGTATTCAGCAGTTTATGCCGGACAAGTTGTGCTGGATTTGCCATAAAATTTTGATTCCCTGTTGTTCTTATCAGACATTCAAATTCTCAAGGCTTGGTGCTTTTATACAAGAGCAAAATTGTTATTGGATTTTATAGGTTTAAGTTGGAAAATTATTTAGGTTGAAATTTAAGCAAAATAGATATGTTTAGCAGGATAAATCCTATGCAAAAAATCTGCAAAAAGCATCGCTTCTTTTTATTTCACATGCTGGAAAAGCTGACTTAAAGTAATCTTATTCAATAACGGAGGAGAAGGTATGACGAAGAAAGCGATCCGGTTCAATACTGCAGAGCTGGCGTGCTCATGTATGTAATGACCTTTACTATGAAACTTCCAAACTGCATATATCTGGGGGAACGAGACAGATATATGCAGGATCAGCAGCAGATCAACCAGAACAATGACAAAAAGAATATAAAAAATTATGAGTCCCGGGAATGGGACTTTTTTTATGTCTATTTTATGCTTCGTCTTGCTGATATACAGCTCGAGCCACTTGCTCAGGCTCAATTTTTTGAATCTTGTTGCCAAAACTACGTAACCACCACACTAGCTGAGACGTGAAAGGGACAGTTGCACTAATGAGAGCCATGCCATTATCAAGCTTTTCAATCTGTTGATCGCGGCTAAGCTGACTTTCTTCAAAGTAGTGCGCATCTGCTTCAGGCATGTGCAGTTTCAGCAGGACATTTTCAGTCGGCTGATCGAAGTTGACCCGGAAGCCCAAAGCACCGGATTCAATATATTCATCAATGTCAAAGTTCACTGGATGCAGAGCACGAGTATTCAATACATTGGCAGACTTGAAGCGATGCAGGGCAAAGGTTTGAATATCGGATTTGTCATGGCGGGTACATACCAGATAAATGATCGAACCTTTTTGTACCAAGGCTAATGGATTAAGAATATAGGTTTTCTCTTCGCTATTTTGCCCACGGCCCTGATAGATACATTCCAGCTGTTTATCCTGCAATAAACCTTCATAAACTGCCTGTTGTGCCTGACGGTCAACGACTGGTGGAATTAGCGGTTGAGTCGCAGGAACGATACGAACCCGGTTAATCCACTGACGTACATTGTTTTGTGTCGACAGGCTGCGACGTGCCAGATCAAACCAGGGGTTCATTTCCTCGATCAGGCTAGGCGGTAACAGGTGTTTCAGATGTTCCTCAACCATCATAAAGGTTACTGCCTGTGAACTGGTCATATGAGGCAAACTTTGAATCGGGGCATCGGAACGCCAGCGCCAGCCCTGAGGAATGGTCTTGCTGCTTTCAATTGGAAATCGCTGTGCAATCTGGTTCAGGTCACGCTGAATAGTTCGCAAACTGATTTCTACACCTTCACGTTCCAGGATTTCCTGCAATTCGCGAGTGCCCATCCATTTTCCGGTCGTCAGGCGCGATAAAATCTGCCATTGGCGATAAAGGCTATTCGAAGTTTCTTTTTCTTGTCCGGTCATAAGCTGAAATCAGGATCTGTAAATTGAGAAAAAATCATTAACACAATAAAAAAACTCTATTTTTTTCGCAAGTATTTTACGTAATCGAGAATAGCAGAATAAATACATATTGGTGCAAAAATGCCATTGAGTCACTGGTGAATAAAGGGATTAATGGTAAGTACAAAAATACCGCATGGCATGGATATTGCTTTGTTTAATATACAATTTGATTACAATACGACGAGGTTTGTATGCTAAAAGAAACCCAGGATACAAATGTCACAACGACTATAGAAAATTTTTCAACAACGGCGATTAGTACCAATATTTCAGAAGCGAAGGATGCGGTAGCAATTCAAACAGCTAAACCACTACAAGTGCTACAGCAGATGTCATCTAAATTTTTTAATGAAATGCGTGATGACCAGAATATGAATGGTCAGGCTGGACAGAAAATCGAAGAGTGGTTGTCGAAACACACTTTAGATGAGCTTAACGCGTTAAATAAAGCAGCGAAAGAACATTTTCTTTATGAAGGAATTACCTTCACGGTTTACGGTGATGAAGAAGGCACCGAACGTACCATTCCTTTTGACATCATTCCACGTGTAATTGCACGCAAGCAATGGAATATGGTGGCACTTGGCTGTGAACAGCGTGTTAAAGCACTAAATCTGTTTTTGCATGATATCTATCATCAGCAGGATATTCTGAAAGCAGGGATTGTGCCTGAACTGCAAGTGCTCACCCATGAGGCTTATCAGCCACATATGTATCAGCATAGCCTAAAAGGCGGAATCTACAGCCAGATTAGCGGCGTAGATATCATTCGCGATTCGAAAGGTGAATTCTATGTACTGGAAGATAACCTGAGAACACCTTCAGGCGTGTCTTACATGCTGGAAAGTCGCAAGATTAGTGAAAAGCTGATGCCAGGTCTGTTTGAACAGACACCTATTGCCGGTGTAGAACAATACCCACATTTACTCAGAGAAATTCTGGCAGAAAACTCAGCTATCGATAATCCATTTATTGTGGTGCTAACTCCGGGTCGCTTCAATAGCGCTTACTATGAACATGCTTTCTTGGCAAGGGAAATGGATGTGCCTTTGGTGACATCACGTGATCTTTATGTAGAGAACGCGAAAGTTTATGTAAAAACGATTCGTGGTCGTCAGCAGGTGGATGTTATTTATAGACGTGTCGATGATGCCTATCTCGATCCGCTTTGCTTTAAACCTGATAGTACCCTTGGCGTACCAGGCTTAATGTCTGCCTATTTGCAGAATAATGTTGTCATTGCCAATGCGCCAGGAACCGGTGTGGCAGATGACAAATCCATCTATCCTTATGTAGATAAGATGATCAATTTCTATCTTGGTGAACAACCCATTCTGAAGAATGTTCCAACCTACCAATGCCGTGAAGCTGAAGATCTCAGTTATGTATTGGCGCATCTTGACCAGCTGGTTGTAAAAGAAGCCCAAGGTTCAGGTGGCTACGGCATGCTGATCGGTCCACAGGCGTCTAGACAGCAGATTGAAACCTTTAGAGAGAAAATCATGGCTGCGCCACATTTATATATTGCCCAACCAACGCTGGATCTTTCCGTTAGTCCAACCATGACCAATTATGGCATTGCAGAACGCCATATTGATTTGCGTCCATTTGTACTCAGCTCGCCTTACCGTACTGAAATCGTACCAGGTGGCTTAACACGTGTGGCAATGCAAGCAGGTTCGCTGGTGGTAAATTCCTCTCAGGGCGGTGGCATCAAGGACACCTGGATTGTCGATAACCTCCATTCATAAAAATAGCAAAGAAGGAATTCAAAATGCTTTTACTTAATTCCAATGCGCAGTATATTTTTTGGTTGGGTCGTTACTTATCAAGAACGCAGTTTTTATGTGCCCATTTTCCATTCTTAGAAGATGATGCAGCAGTTGCCTATGCGCATGCATTCTGCCTGCCAGCCTTTGATGCCAGTTCATTGAATGAAATGGTGCTGGATCAGGCTCAGCCATATTCATTCCATCAGCAGTTTAAAGTGGCTCGTGACAATATTCAGGAGTTACGCGGTGTGCTGTCTGCCAAAGCCTATGCAGAACTGAATCATCTGATTCGTACTGCCGACCAGAATGCGGGTTATATCTGTGATGTAGTCACAGATTGTCAGGATATTCTGGAAGGTGAATCTCCAGATGTGTTCCTGTTCTTTAGCTTAGGTCAATGTCTGGAAAAGCTCGATCAAGAGTTGCGCCTAGGTGAAGATACCGCCACTACAATTGCAAAAGTTGATTATGTGATTGACACTCTGGTGGAGATGGGCTGGTCTGATCTGGATGAATACTGGAATCAGCTACGTGAAAATACGGATCTGAATAATTTCTATCAGTTCAGTGATTATATTCATCACATGTTTGAGATTAATGTATGAAGTTGATGGTGAATCACCAAACACACTATAACTATACCGAGACGGTCACCAGCAGTATTCAGTACATTAAGATGATGCCTTCCACTAATGTACATCAGCAGGTGCATTCTTGGGATATCAGTGTGCCGGGCAGTCGTGAGTTAAGTCGGGATGCTTTTCACAATCTGTGGATTACCAGTACCCAGCGTACGCCTTACCAGCATTTAAGCATTATGGCGCAAGGCATTGTCGAGTTAAATCCGCTGAATCATGATCATGGGATGAATGACCAGATCAATCCAAACCTGTTTTTGCAACCAACTTCAACTACTCAGTGTAATGAGGAAATGAAGGACTTTGTAAAACAGTATGTGCCAGTTCCAACGCGTCTAAATCTGATCGCATTGGCTCAGGCTGTATTGGAGCATGTACCGTATATCACCAATAGTAGCTCTGTGCATGGATCAGCCATTGACGCTTTTGAGGCAAAACAGGGCGTTTGCCAGGATCATGCGCATATTTTCATTGCGATGTGTAAGTATCTTGGCTTACCGGCACGTTATGTTTCAGGTTATCTGTTTGCACAAAATACCTCTCACTTGGCCAGTCATGCCTGGGCAGAGGTATTTATTGACCAGGCTTGGTATTGCTTTGATGTAAGTAATCAGTTATTTGTACCTAGTGCACATATTTATGTTGCTATTGGGCGTGACTATTGGGACGTTGCGCCGGTACGTGGGGTAAGAGAAAAGGGCGGAGTGGAATCAATGTACTCCATCGTCCAGGTTCTAAGTTGTTAGTAAGGACAAAAAATGACTTATTGTTGTGCGCTCCGTTTGGAGCAGGGGATGGTGTTCATTAGCGACACACGGACAAATGCGGGTGTCGATCACATCTCGGTGTTTCGCAAGTTGTATACCTTTGGTATTCCGGGTGAGCGCGTCATTGTTATTCAGGCATCAGGAAATCTGGCCACGACACAGGCAGTAATCGGGCATATTAAAAATCAACTGGAGTTGAATCAGGAACCAAATATTCTGACTTTACATACCATGTTTGAAGTGGCTGAACTGGTCGGCCATACCTTGAAGCATGTCATTGAAAGTGTCACTTCAGATACCATGGAACAGAGTAATTATTATTGCAGTTTGTTGGTCGGTGGGCAGATTGCCGGACAGGATATGCAGCTTTATCACATCTATCCGCAAGGTAACTTTATTTGTGCAACCAGCGATACGCCGTATTTCCAGATTGGGGAAAGTAAATATGGCAAGCCGATTCTGGATCGTGCACTCAGCTATGACATGCCGCTAGATGAAGCACTGCGATGCTCGCTGATTTCTTTTGCGTCTACCTTACGTTCTAATGTTTCTGTGGGAATGCCTTTAGATGTACTGGTCTACAATAAGGACTCATTTGAAATTCCGGCAGGTAAGCGTATTCAGGAGGATGATGAATACTTTACCAAAATTAGCAAACAATGGTCGGATACATTGAAGAAAGGTTTGCAAGAATTACCTAAGCCAACTTTAGATTATTTTCAATAAAACTATCTATCTGATTGATATCCCGTTACAGTGGTCGTGCTACATTTAAGAAAACTTAAATAACAGAGGTTAGCATGCATCATTTTTGTTATGCCAGCCAGAGTACCTCTGCTAAGTCGAATTTGCTCGATGACTTAACGGATATTCTGGCCGAGGCTCGAGATTTTAATCATCATCATGGTATTACCGGGGTGTTGTATTTTGCAGATGGCTATTTCTTTCAATGCCTTGAAGGAAAATTAGAACATCTGAATGTATTGTTTGAAAAGCTGAGCAAAGATCCACGGCATGAGAATATCAAACGTTTTGAAATGCGTCCGCTGGAGCAGATTAATTTTGCCGGCTGGTCGATGAAGTATATTTCACGACGTGATGAAATCCGGGATTTCTGCACCAGCATGGGCTTTGAGGAATTTACGCCACATAGTTTTGAACAAGTTCATGTAGATGCACTTTTAGAACAGTTGCGCTCACAGGATGAAGAAGCAGCTTAAAGTAAAAAATCCCATAAAAAAGCCCGTTTAAAAACGGGCTTTTTTATTCTCGGAATTAATTATTTAAACCAGTTTACGCACTGGACGTGCAGACATACGACATAGCAATTCATAACCGATGGTGCCATTGGCTTCAGCAACATCATCAACCAGACGGGTTTTACCCCATAGTTCGACTTCAGTGCCCAGCTGCAGATTTAGATCTGTTGCATCAATGGCGATCATATCCATCGCCACACGGCCAATCACACGTGTTTGCTGGCCATTAATTGCCACATAGTTCTGTTTCGGGAAGGCACGTGGATAACCATCACCATAGCCAATTGAAACAATAGCTAAAGTCATGTCTTGATCCGCTGTGAAAGTCGAACCATAACCGACATGCTCACCGGCTTTAATATCATTTAATGCAATCACTTCAGCAGTAAAAGTCATCACAGGTTTGATATCTAGGTCATGCACGGTTTTGTTAGCAAATGGGGTTGCACCGTAAAGCATGATGCCCGGACGAACAAAGTCAAAATGCAATTCTGGATATTTATAGATTGCCGCTGAGTTACAGCAAGAACCCATTAAAGGTGCACAGTCATTTTTCACTTCAAGGAACTGCTGGATTTGCTGTTCATTGAGCGGATGGTCAGCATCGGCATTGGCAAAGTGCATCGCAAGGACACAAGTAAAACCTTCAGCTTTGAGTTGATTGATCACATCTTTAATTACATCAATTTTAAAGCCCAGACGGTTCATGCCGCTGTTCAGTTTTACCCAGACTTTTAGGCCCTTTGCAATATAGGCATCTTTATTCGCAAGTAACCAGTCGAGTTGTGCCTGATGATGCACGATCACTTCAACATTCTGGTCAATCACCACCTGCATTTCATCAGCACAGAATACGCCTTCAATCAAGGTGATTGGTTGCTGATAACCAAGCTCACGAATTTCTAGGGCTTCCTGAAGGCAGGCGACACCAAAGGCATCGCTATCTTTTAAGGCTGCTAAGCAGTCTTTAACTCCATGTCCGTAAGCATTGGCTTTGACCATGCTGACGATTTTAGCGGTTGGGGCAAGTTGTTTGACACGGTTTAAATTATATTGCAGTGCTGCACTGTCAATATAAACTGTTGCTTGGCGCACCCTAGATACTCCTGCGGGATGACAAAAATAATATCGTGTGGAATACACAAAAGAGGGAGAGAAATAACTTAATCGTTAAAACAAAATCGGTCATTTCAAAATTGCCAATATTGTATTCCTATCTACCGTAAATGGACATGCTGATTTGTACAATTTCGCTTAAACCTTTGCTCAGCAATAAAAAAGAGACCATTTCGGCCTCTTTTTAGAATCAGATCAAAGCGAGATGCTTATTCTTCATCATCATACTGCGCATAGAATTCAGGAGAAAGGTTACTAAAGCGCGTATATTGACCTTCGAAGGCAAGACGTACCGTACCAATAGGGCCGTTACGCTGTTTACCAATAATAATTTCAGCCGTACCAGCTTCTTTGGATTCTTTGTTATAGACCTCATCACGATAAATAAACATGATCAAATCGGCATCCTGCTCGATCGCGCCTGATTCACGCAAGTCCGACATTACTGGACGTTTGTTTGGACGGTTTTCCAGAGAGCGGTTCAACTGTGACAAGGCAATCACAGGGCATTGCATTTCTTTGGCCAATGCTTTTAAGCTTCGGGAAATTTCCGAGATCTCGCCAACACGGTTATCGCCCATACCAGGTACTTTCATTAACTGAAGGTAATCGACCATGATACAGCCGAGCTTGCCGCCATGCATTTTGGCAATACGACGCGCACGAGAACGTAATTCTGTCGGTGGCAGAGCAGAGGAGTCATCAATATACAGATTC encodes:
- a CDS encoding alpha-E domain-containing protein, whose amino-acid sequence is MLLLNSNAQYIFWLGRYLSRTQFLCAHFPFLEDDAAVAYAHAFCLPAFDASSLNEMVLDQAQPYSFHQQFKVARDNIQELRGVLSAKAYAELNHLIRTADQNAGYICDVVTDCQDILEGESPDVFLFFSLGQCLEKLDQELRLGEDTATTIAKVDYVIDTLVEMGWSDLDEYWNQLRENTDLNNFYQFSDYIHHMFEINV
- a CDS encoding transglutaminase family protein, with protein sequence MKLMVNHQTHYNYTETVTSSIQYIKMMPSTNVHQQVHSWDISVPGSRELSRDAFHNLWITSTQRTPYQHLSIMAQGIVELNPLNHDHGMNDQINPNLFLQPTSTTQCNEEMKDFVKQYVPVPTRLNLIALAQAVLEHVPYITNSSSVHGSAIDAFEAKQGVCQDHAHIFIAMCKYLGLPARYVSGYLFAQNTSHLASHAWAEVFIDQAWYCFDVSNQLFVPSAHIYVAIGRDYWDVAPVRGVREKGGVESMYSIVQVLSC
- a CDS encoding proteasome-type protease, yielding MTYCCALRLEQGMVFISDTRTNAGVDHISVFRKLYTFGIPGERVIVIQASGNLATTQAVIGHIKNQLELNQEPNILTLHTMFEVAELVGHTLKHVIESVTSDTMEQSNYYCSLLVGGQIAGQDMQLYHIYPQGNFICATSDTPYFQIGESKYGKPILDRALSYDMPLDEALRCSLISFASTLRSNVSVGMPLDVLVYNKDSFEIPAGKRIQEDDEYFTKISKQWSDTLKKGLQELPKPTLDYFQ
- the alr gene encoding alanine racemase, yielding MRQATVYIDSAALQYNLNRVKQLAPTAKIVSMVKANAYGHGVKDCLAALKDSDAFGVACLQEALEIRELGYQQPITLIEGVFCADEMQVVIDQNVEVIVHHQAQLDWLLANKDAYIAKGLKVWVKLNSGMNRLGFKIDVIKDVINQLKAEGFTCVLAMHFANADADHPLNEQQIQQFLEVKNDCAPLMGSCCNSAAIYKYPELHFDFVRPGIMLYGATPFANKTVHDLDIKPVMTFTAEVIALNDIKAGEHVGYGSTFTADQDMTLAIVSIGYGDGYPRAFPKQNYVAINGQQTRVIGRVAMDMIAIDATDLNLQLGTEVELWGKTRLVDDVAEANGTIGYELLCRMSARPVRKLV
- a CDS encoding circularly permuted type 2 ATP-grasp protein yields the protein MLKETQDTNVTTTIENFSTTAISTNISEAKDAVAIQTAKPLQVLQQMSSKFFNEMRDDQNMNGQAGQKIEEWLSKHTLDELNALNKAAKEHFLYEGITFTVYGDEEGTERTIPFDIIPRVIARKQWNMVALGCEQRVKALNLFLHDIYHQQDILKAGIVPELQVLTHEAYQPHMYQHSLKGGIYSQISGVDIIRDSKGEFYVLEDNLRTPSGVSYMLESRKISEKLMPGLFEQTPIAGVEQYPHLLREILAENSAIDNPFIVVLTPGRFNSAYYEHAFLAREMDVPLVTSRDLYVENAKVYVKTIRGRQQVDVIYRRVDDAYLDPLCFKPDSTLGVPGLMSAYLQNNVVIANAPGTGVADDKSIYPYVDKMINFYLGEQPILKNVPTYQCREAEDLSYVLAHLDQLVVKEAQGSGGYGMLIGPQASRQQIETFREKIMAAPHLYIAQPTLDLSVSPTMTNYGIAERHIDLRPFVLSSPYRTEIVPGGLTRVAMQAGSLVVNSSQGGGIKDTWIVDNLHS
- a CDS encoding helix-turn-helix transcriptional regulator — its product is MTGQEKETSNSLYRQWQILSRLTTGKWMGTRELQEILEREGVEISLRTIQRDLNQIAQRFPIESSKTIPQGWRWRSDAPIQSLPHMTSSQAVTFMMVEEHLKHLLPPSLIEEMNPWFDLARRSLSTQNNVRQWINRVRIVPATQPLIPPVVDRQAQQAVYEGLLQDKQLECIYQGRGQNSEEKTYILNPLALVQKGSIIYLVCTRHDKSDIQTFALHRFKSANVLNTRALHPVNFDIDEYIESGALGFRVNFDQPTENVLLKLHMPEADAHYFEESQLSRDQQIEKLDNGMALISATVPFTSQLVWWLRSFGNKIQKIEPEQVARAVYQQDEA
- a CDS encoding BLUF domain-containing protein; the protein is MHHFCYASQSTSAKSNLLDDLTDILAEARDFNHHHGITGVLYFADGYFFQCLEGKLEHLNVLFEKLSKDPRHENIKRFEMRPLEQINFAGWSMKYISRRDEIRDFCTSMGFEEFTPHSFEQVHVDALLEQLRSQDEEAA